The genomic region GTCCCGCAGGACCGGGAAGATCCCGTACGGCTGCGGGTTCGCGCGCGTGTACAGCGGTACGAACGCCACCTGCCGGGTGTCGGAGCCGAGCAGGCAGTGCGCCGCGCTGAGCACCAGGTTGCGCCCGGGGGAGGCGACCACGCTCGCGGTGCAGAAGTAGGCCCCGCCGTCCTTGACCGCGAACATCCGCCCGACGACCGGGACGCCGCCGAAGTCCTGGCCGATCCCGGGACCCGCGGGGGCGGGGCGCGCGGGAACCGGTCTCACGATCGCGGCCGGAGCGGGTGTCGGCGTCGGGGTCGGCGTCGGAGCGGGCGTCGGAGTGGGGGTGGCGACCGGAGCGGGGGCCGACGGGGTCCCGGCCGGGGTCAGGGACAAGATCTCCGAAGGGACCGCGGAGGACACAGGCTGTTCCCCCGCCACCGGGGACGGGGACGGGCTCGCCGCCGGCGGCGCGGGCTCCACCGGGGGCAGCGGAAGGGCCGAGGCCATCCGCTCGGCGGTCCAGAAGGACTGGGCCTCCCGGGCGGACCAGCGGCCCACGGCCGCCTGCGCGGCGCCGCCCGCCTCGGCGACGGGCAGCGGCCCGGCCGCCAGCAACAGGGCGGCCGCCGCGGCGGCGAGGGTCAACGTACGTCGCATGCGGGACTCCTAGAGGGCCTGGGGGAAGCGGAAGAGGCGGTCGGGGTCGTAGGTACGGCGGACCTGTTCCAGCCGGGCGAGGTTCGGTCCGTAGTAGGCCTCGCGCCAGCCGTCGAGCTTCGGGTCGGTGTAGTTCTGGTACGCCCGGCCGCTCGCCCAGGGCCGCAGGGCCTGCCAGAGACCGTCGAGCCAGCCCTGGTGCCGGGCGACCTCGGCGGCCGTCGCGGACTCGGGCCAGTAGGCGAGGTACTGGGCGAGGAAGGCGCTGTCACGGTGGACGAACGCGGTGGCGGCGGCCGCGACCCGGTTCACGGCGCCACCGCAGACCCCGTCGAACTGCACCACCCCGAGGCCGCCGCGCGGAACCGCGGATCCGTAGCGCCGGACGGCGGCCAGCACGGCGCCGACCGCCGCGTCGGGCAGCCCGGCGCCCGTCCAGAAGTCGGAGCGCGCCGCGTACGAATCCCGGCCCAGCCGCCCCCGCGGGTCCCGGCCGGGCAGCGTGCCCGGCAGCCGGCACTGCTCCGCGGTCCGCTCCAGACAGCCCGACATGGCCCGTACGGTGTCCCCGTAGCTCCGTACGACCGTCCAGCTGTCCGACGCCGGCCGGCCGACCAGGTCCGAGAGCCGGGTCAACTGCCCTTCCAGCTCGGCGCGCCCGTCGAGGCACACGACCCGGACCGCCGGGGGTGGCGCGGTGGTACCTGATTCGACCGTGAACTCCACCTGGCTCCAGAACGGGTCCGGGAGCCCGGCCAGCCAGCGCTGCCAGCCGCGCAGCACCGCCGCCGAGTCGGCGGCGGCCCAGTGGAGTTCGGCGAAGGCGCAGTCGCCCACCGGGTGGGTGCGGAAGCGGAATTCGGTGACCACCCCGAAGTTGCCGCCCCCGCCGCCCCGCAAGGCCCAGAACAGCTCGGCGTCCCGGTCGGCGGAGACCTCGCGGACGGCGCCGTCGGGGGTGACCACGCGGGCCCCGGTGAGCCGGTCGGCGGTGGTGCCGTGGGCCCGCGCGGCCAGCCCCAGACCGCCGCCGAGGGCGAGTCCGGCGATGCCGACGGAAGGGCACAGTCCGGTCGGGACGGCGAGCCCGCGTGCGGCGAGGGCGGAGTTCACGTCCCCGAGCCGGGCTCCCGCTCCGATCCGTACGCCGTCCCCGTCGGCGGCCACCGCAGCCATGGCTCCGGCGTCGACCACCAGCCCGCCCGCGCGCGTCGACCACCCGGCGTAGCCGTGCCCGCCGCCCCGCGCGACCACCGGCACGGCGGAGCGCCGGGCGAAGTCCAGACAGACGGCCACGTCGCCGGCGTGCGCGGGATAGGCCACCGCGCCCGGAGCCACGGCGTCGTACCGCGGCTGGAACAACTGCCGCGCCTCGGCGTAGTCCCGGTCGCCCGGGAGCACCACCCGCCCGTCGATCCCGCGGGCGAGCGCGCCGTAGTCCGGACCGCGGACGGTCGCCGCGACGGAGGCGAGGACGGCCGCGGCCACGCTGCCCAGGACCCGGCGCCGGTGGAGGCTCATGCCTCCTTCCTCCCACCGCCCGCGCCGATCGCCGTGAAGGCGGGCCCACAGAGGCCGGGTTGACCCCCGAACGGCCCACAGCCGAAACGATCCGGCTTCTCATATATCCCGTTCGGGCCCGGCGGCGATCACCTTAGGCTGCGCCCCATGCCTCTTACCGACATGACCGCACACGCCGAAGAGTTCAACGCCGACCCCTATCCCTTCTACGCCGCACTGCGCTCCGTCGGGCCCGTCCACCGGATCGTCATCGCGGGCGACCGGACCTGGCTGGTCGTCGGCCACGACGAGGCCCGCCAAGCCCTGGCCCACCCGGCCCTGTCGAAGAACTGGCTCGGCCAGGAACTGTTCGCGAACACGCCGGTGACCGCCACCGCCGCCAACATGCTCGACTCGGATCCGCCCCAGCACACCCGGCTGCGCCGCCTGGTGGCGGGCGAGTTCACCTCCCGCAGGGTCGAGGCCCTGCGCCCGCGCGTGCAGCAGGTCACCGACGAACTGCTGGACGCGATGGCCGCGGCCCCGGACCGCCGGGGCGACCTGATCCGGTCCTTCGCCGCCCCGCTGCCGATGACCGTCATCTGCGAACTCCTCGGCGTACCCGACCTGGACCAGGAGCGGTTCCGTTACTGGTCCGGCGAGATCGTGGCCCCGCTGGACCCGGCCAACCCGGACCCCAGGGTGATGGAGGAGATGACCGCCTACCTGTACGAGCTCGTCGAGGCCAAGGCCGCGGACCCCGGCGAGGACCTGCTCAGCGCGCTGATCCGGACCAGGGACGAGGACGGCGACCAGCTGTCCCCGGAAGAGCTGATCGGCATGGCCTTCCTGCTGCTGGTCGCCGGGCACGAGACCACGGTCAACCTGATCGGCAACGGCGTACGGGCCCTGCTCGCCCACCCGGACCAGCTGGCGGCCCTGCGCGCCGATCCGGACGGGCTGATCGACGGCGCGGTGGAGGAGATGCTCCGCTACGACGGCCCGGTGCAGCACGCCACCTACCGCTTCGCCCGTGCCGACCTGGAGATCGGGGGCACCCTCATCGAGGCCGGTTCCTCCGTCATGGTCGGGCTCGCCGCGGTCGGCCGCGACCCGGCCCGGTTCACCGGGCCCGACGACTTCGACATCCGCCGCACCGGGCCGAGCCATCTCGCCTTCGGCCACGGCATCCACTTCTGCCTCGGCGCCCCGCTCGCCCGCATGGAGGGCCGCATCGCGGTCCGGTCCCTGCTGGAGCGGTTCCCCGACCTGGCCGAGGACCCGGACGCCGGCCCGCGCGACTGGCTTCCGGGCACCCTCATGCGGGGCGTGAGCCGGCTTCCGCTGCGCTGGTAGCCGGGGATCCCGGCCGCCGGCAGCTGCGGCCGCCGGGGCTCAGGCCTTGCGCGCGAGCAGGAACCCCTGCGGACCCTTCTCGTCGCCGTCGGGTTCCCGCACCAGGCGGCCCACCTCGGCGAGGCCGGCCCCGGCGAGCAGCCCGGCGATCAGGTCCGGCGGGGTCCAGTACACGTCGAGGTCGACCGGATGCCCGTACGCGTGCTCCAACCGGATCTTGCGGTCGCCCGCTTTGAAGCCGATCAGCACGTAGCCGCCCGGGGCCAGGACCCGTGCGAACTCGGCGAATAACGTGGGCAGTCGGGACGGCGGGGTGTGCACCGTGGAGTACCAGGCCAGCACCCCGCCGAGTACCCCGTCCGCCACGTCCAGCGCGGCCATCGAGCCCACCTCGAAGCGCAGCCCCGGATACGTCCGCCGGGCCACGGCCACCATCGCGGGGGACAGGTCGACGCCGAAGGCCCGTACGCCGAGCGAGTCCAGATGCGCCGTCACCCGGCCCGGACCGCAGCCGAGGTCCGCGACGGCGCGGCCCGGCCCGCCCCGGTCGCCGCGCACGTACTCGGCGAACGCGGCCAGCATGGACCGGTCCAGCGGCTTGCCGGACAGTTCCGTGCCGAGTATCCGGGCGTAGTCGGTGGCGACGGTGTCGTAGGAAGTCTGTACGGAGCTCAGGTTCCAGGTCTCTGTCATGCCCCTGGACAGTATCCTCCGGACTCCGTCCGGAGGGAATCCCGTCCATGTGCTCCGGCTCACCCTCCGGTCAGGGGATTGGGCAGCTCCGCCCACTGATCACCCGGGACACCGGGGCTCAGCCGCATCAGCGTGAGCGCCTTGGTGGGCAGCGGGCCGGTCAGCAGCGCTTCGGTGTCGGCGGTCGCGGGCAGGCCCGCCGCCTCGGCGAAGGCGTCGGCGAAGGCCCCGGCCGAGCCCGCCGTGGCACCGAGCGCACCGGTCAGAAGCGACCCGAACAGCTTGCGCCGCAGCGCGGCCACGTCGTCGGTGATCAGCCTGCCGGACAGGGGCGGCACCGGCAGCCCGTGCCGGACCAGCCGGGCCGGGCTGATCCGGATGTCGGCGAGGTCCCGGTAGACCAGCCGCAGCGGGGCGCCGGTGGCGGAGAGGACGACCAGGAGGTTCTGGCCGTGGGCCTCCAGCGCCACCCCGAGCTCCAGCACGCGCAGGCACACCGAGAGCGCGAGACGCGCGAACTCGGCGCGCCAGGCGGCCGAGCGCGCCTGCGGGAACGAGGCCAGGGCCGCCACCGGCAGCACCCGCTCACCGGCGGCGGCGTCCGCGTAGACCTCCGGCGGCTCGCGCAGCACGGCCGCCAGGTCCGGGCTGTGCGCGGTCGCCGCGCTCAGGGTGCGGGTGAAGCGCAGCCGGCCGTCGAGGCGCTCGGACAGCCTCTGGGCGAAGTCGGACACGGCCGCCGCCGTTTCGACGGAGTAGCCGGAGATGTCCCGTACGGAGGAGGTCAGCCGGGTGCTCAGCGCCGTCTTGACGTGCGCGCCGCCCGCCACCGGGGCGAGGGTGCGCAGGGCCATCAGCGGATGCGCCGCGAAACCGTCCCGCACCCGCTCGTGCTTGAGGGTGTGCGCCGCCTGCCAGGGATGCACCGGGACCATGATCCGCCCCGCGTCCCGCAGCTCCGCCGGCCAGTCACCGGTGACCAGGCACTCCTCGGCCCGTACGGGGACCAGGCCGAGCTCCACCACGGGGCGGTGCTCGGGGGCGTACGCCAACTGCTCGGCCACCGAGAAGCCGGGCCGGGAACGGCAGTTCGGGTGGTACGGATGCCCGTCGACCACCCGCTGCTCCCACTGCCAGGTGGTGAGCGCGGCGACGTCCGGGTCGGCGGGCGCCTGCCCGGCCCGGGAGAGCGCGAGGGAAGCCGTGCTGCCGTCCAGCTCGGCGGCGAACTCCTCGCCGTGCGGGACCCCCAGCGCCGCCACCAGCCGCGCGGCGTGCCGGTAGGGCTTGCCGTCGAGCAGCAGCTCCGTCACGTACGCGTCGGTGGCGTAGGCGTCCGGCGGCGGGCCCTCCAGTCGCCCGCCGCCCGCCAGCAGCAGTTCCAGGCCGGTGCGGCCCCGCTCGCGGGCCGCCACCCACGGCAGCGGTTCGAAGGCGAGCGCCCGCCACAGCCGGGTCAGCACGGCCGCCCGGGCGCCGTCGAGCGCGGCGCTGTACGCGGGCTCGAGCGCGGGCCGCACGGCGGCCAGTTCCGCGGCGACGGCCTGTTCGGCGGGGGAGACGGGAAAGTACATCGGAGGCTCCGCGGATCGGGTTGTCGCTTGACCGGATGATCACCTCATCATCGCGGATACTGAAGATCACGACCGGAGGTCGCGTCCCGCGATCCCGGCGCACCGGATGGACCGAATGGAACCAGTGGACCTCAACGCCGCCGCCGACACCTATGCCGCCACCCCGCTCCTGAACTGCCTGCTCCGGGAGGCCGCCGAATCCGCCGAGGAGCACGGTGCGGGCGTCCACCGGCTGCGCGGCAGCGGGCGGCTGCTCCGGGTGCGGGGCGGCCGTCGGCCGGTGCGCCCCGAACTGCGCCTGGCGGGCGGCTGGCGTCTGCTCAGCCACTCCGAGCTGGTCAAACTCACCTCCGACGAACTGGGCCGGTACACCGGGGTTCCGAACGACGAACTCCCGGTCGAGATCACCGACAGCCGGGACGCGGTCGCCGCACTGCTGGCCGCCCGCGCCACCGCCGAGCCCCCGGTGGACCCGTACCTGCTCTCCGAGCAGTCCCTGGTCATGGGCCACCCGAACCACCCCGCCCCCAAGGCCCGGGGCGGGGCGCCGGTCGGCAGCTGGCTCCCGTACGCGCCGGAGGCCCACGCCCGCTTCCCGCTGGCCTTCCTGGGGCTGCGCGAGGACCAGGTGGCGGAGGAGGGCGGACCGGCCGCCGCCGCGGCGATCGACTCCCTGGCCGATGCCCTCGACGGGCCGCGCCCGCCCGCCGGCTACCGGCTGCTGCCCGCCCATCCCTGGCAGCTGGACCTGATCGGCTGCCGGACGACGGTGCGCGAGGCCTTCGCCGACGGGCGGCTGCTGCGGCTGGGCGAGAGCCGCCGGCCGGCCTGGCCGACCGCCTCGATCCGGACCCTGTACGTGCCGGACCGGTCCGCCGACCTCTTCGTGAAGTTCAGCCTCGACGTCCGGATCACCAACGACGTGCGCCGGCTGTGGCGGCACGACCTGCTGAAGCTGCGCCGTACCGACGCGGCGGTCGAGGCCGGCTTCGCCGCGCTGCGCCGGGCCGGTTCGGGAGCGGCCTGGCTCGCCGACCGCGGCTACCGGACCGCCGGCTTCGCCTTCGAGCAGCTCGCGGTGCTGGTCCGGGACGGCTTCCACGACGGGCACGCGCACGCCGCGCCCGGGGCCACCCCGCTGCTGGCGGCCGCGCTCGCCGAGGGCTACGCCGGAAGCCCGCTGGCGGGCACCGCCGACCCGGCCGCCTGGTGGCGGGCGTACCTGCGCCAGGTCGTGCCGCCGGTGCTGGAGCTGTTCGCCCGCCACGGTGTCGTGCTGGAGGCGCACCTGCAGAACAGCCTGGTCGCCGTCGACGCGGCGGGCATGCCGGTGCAGGCCCTCTTCCGCGACGCGGAGGGGGTCAAGCTGCTGCCCGACCTGGACCGCGCGGCGGCCTGGCAACGGCTGGTCTACTGCCTGGTGGTCAACCATCTGGCGGAGATCGCGGGGACGCTGTGCGAGCGGCATCCGGACATCTCCGCGCTCGTGTGGCCGGCCGTACGGGAGGAGTTCGTACGCTACGACACCACGCGCGGCCTGCCCGAGATCGCGCAGCTGCTCGCCGCCCCCGCCCTGCCCGCCAAGACCAACCTGCTGCTGCGCTGGACCCGTGCCGACGGCGCGGACGCCCGCTACCTGCCGCTGCCGAACCCGCTGCGGGGGTGAGGGGAGGGTGAGTAACCGGCCAAGGTGGTGCCCGGACCGCGTCCCGCTCTCACATAGAGGTATAGACCAATGCTACGTTGGGCGGGCAGACCGCGCAGTCCTTGACCACCCGTCAGAGGAGAAGCCATGCCCCCCTCCCCATCGCGGGGCGGCGGCCCGGCCGCCATGCCCAAGTACCTGCGGATCGCCGCGGCGTTGCGGCAGGAACTCGACCGCGTCGCGCACGTCCCCGGCGGCAGACTGCCCTCCGAACGCAGCCTGGCCGCCCGCTACCAGGTCAACCGGCAGACCGTCAGGGCCGCGCTCCGGCACCTGCGCGAGGACGGCCTCGTCGTCACCGGCCGCCGCGGCACCCGGTCCGTCGCCGTGGACGCCGCGGCTGCCGCACCCCTGTCCGCCCCCGTCCCCTCCCCCCTCCTCGCGCAGAGCTGGCTCACGCTGGTGACCGTGCCGCCCTCGCTCGCCGCGCTGCTCGGCATGAGCGGCGGGGAGCGCACCCTCGTCCTGCACCGGCGCGAACGCGGCCCGGCGGGCGAGGCGCTGCGGCACGCCGTCACCTACCTGAGCCCGGGCGCCGTCGCGCGCAGTCCCGAACTGGCCCGCTACCGCGACCGGCCGGCGCCGGTCCGCGACGAGGACCTGGACCCGCTGTACCACTGGCTCGACCGGGCCGCGGGGGACGGCCGGGTCGCCGAGACCCTCACCATGACCCGCACCACGCATCCGCCGGCCGCCGCGTCGCAGGCCGGCGGCCTGACCGTGCGCCGCACCCTGCACGACGCCTCCGGCCGGCTGCTGGCCGTCACCGATCTGGCCTTCCCCACCTGGGACCGGCTGACCTTCCACCGCGACCCCGAGCGCCCGTACTCCGTGAAGGGCTCAGAAACGCAGGGCCCATGAGTCGATGTAGCCGGTGTTGCCGCTCCGCGTGTCGAACACGCGCAGTCGCCAGACCCCGTTCGCGGTCCTTGAGGACGCGTCGATCGCGATGACCACGGTGTAGTCGGTCTCGATCCACGCCTCCCACTCGTCCTTGACGGGGTATGCCGTGCCGTCCGGGGCGATCACGTCGATCCGCAGGTCCCCGACGTCCGGATGCCTGACGGCGATCTCGACGTCGAGGTCCGCCGGGGCCGTACCGGACACCCCGCTCACGGTGATGGGGGAGTCGACCGTCGCCTGATCGGCCACCGGGTAGTCCGTGGTGTTCGCGAACCGCCGACCCGGCGGCCGCTGCGGTGAACCGCCCGCGTAGAGCAGCCGGTTGGCGGAGCCCGGGCCCGGGTCGATGACCGATCCGGTGCTGGCGTAGGCGGTGAGGGCCGCGCCGACCTGGGCCGGGGTCGCCGTCCGGTGGGTGGAGAGGTGGAGCGCCGCCACCCCGGTGACGTGCGGGGTCGCCATCGAGGTACCCGACATGGTCGTGTACCAGTCGTCGGAGAAGTACGCGGCCGACGAGATGGAGTCCCCGGGGGCGAACAGGTCGACCAGAGGCCCGTAGTTGGAGTAGGAGGCGCGGTGGTCGTAGTCGCCGACCGCCCCTACCGTCAGCGCCGCCTGGACCCGGGCGGGGGAGTGGCCCGAGGCGTCGATGTCCTGGTTGCCGGCGGCCACCGCGTAGGTGATCCCCGAGGCGATGGAGTTGCGGACGGCGGCGTCCAGTACGTCGTCGGGGTCCCCGCCCAGGCTCATGTTCGCCACCGCAGGCTTCGCCGCGTTGCGCGTCACCCAGTCGACGCCCGCCACCACCTGCTCCGTGGTGCCCTGGCCCGTGTAGTCGAGCACCCGGACCGCGACGATCTTGGCCTGTTTGGCGACCCCGTGCGTGGAGCCCGCGACCGTACCGGCGACATGGGTGCCGTGGCCGTGGTCGTCCTCGGAGCTCATGTCGTCGTCGACGGCGTCGTAGCCGTAGGAGGCGCGCCCGCCGAAGTCCTCGTGCGTGATGTGGACGCCGGTGTCGATGATGTACGCGGTGACGCCCTGCCCGGCCGAGTCCGGGTAGGCGTAGGCGGCGTCCAGCGGGAGACGCCGCTGGTCGATCCGGGACAGACCCCAGGAGGGCGGGTCCGGCTGGGTGGCGTCGAGCTTCAGCGTCCGGTTCTGCGCCACCTCGGCGACGGCAGGGTCCGCGGCGAGCCGCCTGGCCTGCCGCTCCGTCAGCTGTGCGGAGTACCCGTTCAGCGCGGCGTCGTACGTGCGGCGGATCTTTCCGCCGGAGCGTTCGACCACGCTCCGGCCCCGCGCGGTACGGGACGTCGCGCGGGCGGGGTCGAGGAGGACGAGGTAGCTGCCGGCGACGGCTCCCGGCGCGCCCGCGTAGCGGACGGACCCCTCCGGCGGACTCGCCGCCGAGGCCCCGGTGTGCAACCCGAGCGCGAGCGCGGCGGCCAGCGCGAAGGCGGCGCCGCAGCGCCGCCATAAATGCGGTCTCGTGTTCATGTGGCCAAGGCTGGGGCCGTTGCGGAGCAGGGCACAAGGGGGCCGGGGGCTGCTGGGGCGGGAGTGCGGAATGTGAGTGCGGGAACGGGCCTAAGCGTCGCTTAGGAGGGCTCCGCCAAGAGGTCCGGGACCGGAGCGATGCCCAGGAGCTCGGTGGCTTCCGCGTCGCTGATGTCAGGAGCCGGCGGCGGAGCGTCGGGGTCCGCGGAGGCGCCGGTCAGCAGGGCGAGCAGGCCGGCCACTTGGACACCCGCCTCGGCCGGGTGGCGGAAGACCGCGCCCGGGGAGATGTCGTACCGATTGCGTCGGCCGTCGCGGACGCGCCGCAGATATCCGTCCGTCTCCAGGTCGGTGACGATCGTCTGCACGGTCCGCTCGGTCAGTCCGCACACGGCGGCGACGTCCCTGAGCCGCACGGCCGGGTCCCGGGCGATGGTCACCAGAACGCGGGCGTGATTGGTCAGGAATGTCCAGTTTTGTCGCTGAGACATGCTCCCCATGCGGTCATGATGCGATACGCGATTCATGTGATGCAAGACGTGAAATGCATT from Streptomyces sp. NBC_00190 harbors:
- a CDS encoding S1 family peptidase, with protein sequence MRRTLTLAAAAAALLLAAGPLPVAEAGGAAQAAVGRWSAREAQSFWTAERMASALPLPPVEPAPPAASPSPSPVAGEQPVSSAVPSEILSLTPAGTPSAPAPVATPTPTPAPTPTPTPTPAPAAIVRPVPARPAPAGPGIGQDFGGVPVVGRMFAVKDGGAYFCTASVVASPGRNLVLSAAHCLLGSDTRQVAFVPLYTRANPQPYGIFPVLRDAGGHSKIWIDPRYRSQGPDRAATLDVAFAQVGPDSHGFPVQDVVGGNRLVTGAGYAHAQVTLIGYPASAARPRLCVNRTTKFTSTDARIPGSFLRIDCTGYPGGTSGGPFLNRYDTRTGTGDVVGVIGGWKTGGDTADTSYSSYFGADIRKLYEKAVAGAKAG
- a CDS encoding FAD-binding oxidoreductase; the protein is MSLHRRRVLGSVAAAVLASVAATVRGPDYGALARGIDGRVVLPGDRDYAEARQLFQPRYDAVAPGAVAYPAHAGDVAVCLDFARRSAVPVVARGGGHGYAGWSTRAGGLVVDAGAMAAVAADGDGVRIGAGARLGDVNSALAARGLAVPTGLCPSVGIAGLALGGGLGLAARAHGTTADRLTGARVVTPDGAVREVSADRDAELFWALRGGGGGNFGVVTEFRFRTHPVGDCAFAELHWAAADSAAVLRGWQRWLAGLPDPFWSQVEFTVESGTTAPPPAVRVVCLDGRAELEGQLTRLSDLVGRPASDSWTVVRSYGDTVRAMSGCLERTAEQCRLPGTLPGRDPRGRLGRDSYAARSDFWTGAGLPDAAVGAVLAAVRRYGSAVPRGGLGVVQFDGVCGGAVNRVAAAATAFVHRDSAFLAQYLAYWPESATAAEVARHQGWLDGLWQALRPWASGRAYQNYTDPKLDGWREAYYGPNLARLEQVRRTYDPDRLFRFPQAL
- a CDS encoding cytochrome P450 family protein encodes the protein MPLTDMTAHAEEFNADPYPFYAALRSVGPVHRIVIAGDRTWLVVGHDEARQALAHPALSKNWLGQELFANTPVTATAANMLDSDPPQHTRLRRLVAGEFTSRRVEALRPRVQQVTDELLDAMAAAPDRRGDLIRSFAAPLPMTVICELLGVPDLDQERFRYWSGEIVAPLDPANPDPRVMEEMTAYLYELVEAKAADPGEDLLSALIRTRDEDGDQLSPEELIGMAFLLLVAGHETTVNLIGNGVRALLAHPDQLAALRADPDGLIDGAVEEMLRYDGPVQHATYRFARADLEIGGTLIEAGSSVMVGLAAVGRDPARFTGPDDFDIRRTGPSHLAFGHGIHFCLGAPLARMEGRIAVRSLLERFPDLAEDPDAGPRDWLPGTLMRGVSRLPLRW
- a CDS encoding class I SAM-dependent methyltransferase, with protein sequence MTETWNLSSVQTSYDTVATDYARILGTELSGKPLDRSMLAAFAEYVRGDRGGPGRAVADLGCGPGRVTAHLDSLGVRAFGVDLSPAMVAVARRTYPGLRFEVGSMAALDVADGVLGGVLAWYSTVHTPPSRLPTLFAEFARVLAPGGYVLIGFKAGDRKIRLEHAYGHPVDLDVYWTPPDLIAGLLAGAGLAEVGRLVREPDGDEKGPQGFLLARKA
- a CDS encoding IucA/IucC family siderophore biosynthesis protein: MYFPVSPAEQAVAAELAAVRPALEPAYSAALDGARAAVLTRLWRALAFEPLPWVAARERGRTGLELLLAGGGRLEGPPPDAYATDAYVTELLLDGKPYRHAARLVAALGVPHGEEFAAELDGSTASLALSRAGQAPADPDVAALTTWQWEQRVVDGHPYHPNCRSRPGFSVAEQLAYAPEHRPVVELGLVPVRAEECLVTGDWPAELRDAGRIMVPVHPWQAAHTLKHERVRDGFAAHPLMALRTLAPVAGGAHVKTALSTRLTSSVRDISGYSVETAAAVSDFAQRLSERLDGRLRFTRTLSAATAHSPDLAAVLREPPEVYADAAAGERVLPVAALASFPQARSAAWRAEFARLALSVCLRVLELGVALEAHGQNLLVVLSATGAPLRLVYRDLADIRISPARLVRHGLPVPPLSGRLITDDVAALRRKLFGSLLTGALGATAGSAGAFADAFAEAAGLPATADTEALLTGPLPTKALTLMRLSPGVPGDQWAELPNPLTGG
- a CDS encoding IucA/IucC family protein is translated as MDRMEPVDLNAAADTYAATPLLNCLLREAAESAEEHGAGVHRLRGSGRLLRVRGGRRPVRPELRLAGGWRLLSHSELVKLTSDELGRYTGVPNDELPVEITDSRDAVAALLAARATAEPPVDPYLLSEQSLVMGHPNHPAPKARGGAPVGSWLPYAPEAHARFPLAFLGLREDQVAEEGGPAAAAAIDSLADALDGPRPPAGYRLLPAHPWQLDLIGCRTTVREAFADGRLLRLGESRRPAWPTASIRTLYVPDRSADLFVKFSLDVRITNDVRRLWRHDLLKLRRTDAAVEAGFAALRRAGSGAAWLADRGYRTAGFAFEQLAVLVRDGFHDGHAHAAPGATPLLAAALAEGYAGSPLAGTADPAAWWRAYLRQVVPPVLELFARHGVVLEAHLQNSLVAVDAAGMPVQALFRDAEGVKLLPDLDRAAAWQRLVYCLVVNHLAEIAGTLCERHPDISALVWPAVREEFVRYDTTRGLPEIAQLLAAPALPAKTNLLLRWTRADGADARYLPLPNPLRG
- a CDS encoding GntR family transcriptional regulator, with product MPPSPSRGGGPAAMPKYLRIAAALRQELDRVAHVPGGRLPSERSLAARYQVNRQTVRAALRHLREDGLVVTGRRGTRSVAVDAAAAAPLSAPVPSPLLAQSWLTLVTVPPSLAALLGMSGGERTLVLHRRERGPAGEALRHAVTYLSPGAVARSPELARYRDRPAPVRDEDLDPLYHWLDRAAGDGRVAETLTMTRTTHPPAAASQAGGLTVRRTLHDASGRLLAVTDLAFPTWDRLTFHRDPERPYSVKGSETQGP
- a CDS encoding S8 family peptidase, which produces MNTRPHLWRRCGAAFALAAALALGLHTGASAASPPEGSVRYAGAPGAVAGSYLVLLDPARATSRTARGRSVVERSGGKIRRTYDAALNGYSAQLTERQARRLAADPAVAEVAQNRTLKLDATQPDPPSWGLSRIDQRRLPLDAAYAYPDSAGQGVTAYIIDTGVHITHEDFGGRASYGYDAVDDDMSSEDDHGHGTHVAGTVAGSTHGVAKQAKIVAVRVLDYTGQGTTEQVVAGVDWVTRNAAKPAVANMSLGGDPDDVLDAAVRNSIASGITYAVAAGNQDIDASGHSPARVQAALTVGAVGDYDHRASYSNYGPLVDLFAPGDSISSAAYFSDDWYTTMSGTSMATPHVTGVAALHLSTHRTATPAQVGAALTAYASTGSVIDPGPGSANRLLYAGGSPQRPPGRRFANTTDYPVADQATVDSPITVSGVSGTAPADLDVEIAVRHPDVGDLRIDVIAPDGTAYPVKDEWEAWIETDYTVVIAIDASSRTANGVWRLRVFDTRSGNTGYIDSWALRF
- a CDS encoding MarR family transcriptional regulator, whose translation is MSQRQNWTFLTNHARVLVTIARDPAVRLRDVAAVCGLTERTVQTIVTDLETDGYLRRVRDGRRNRYDISPGAVFRHPAEAGVQVAGLLALLTGASADPDAPPPAPDISDAEATELLGIAPVPDLLAEPS